A portion of the Lolium rigidum isolate FL_2022 chromosome 1, APGP_CSIRO_Lrig_0.1, whole genome shotgun sequence genome contains these proteins:
- the LOC124672316 gene encoding FCS-Like Zinc finger 6-like, which yields MTSLGKRHRTNSSMRRTTSMSGFDVPAEEAGRQPTRAARGASAAPTMGWNAASAAMQRRHSGDFNAVMETAAFLKACGLCCRRLGPGRDTFIYMGEVAFCSLECRQQQMNLDDLKDKKCFPATGTGGSDGTSGTVAAA from the exons ATGACATCGCTGGGGAAGAGGCACCGGACCAACAGCTCGATGCGGCGGACCACGAGCATGTCCGGGTTCGACGtgccggcggaggaggccgggcgccagCCGACCCGGGCGGCGAGGGGAGCCTCGGCGGCGCCCACGATGGGGTGGAACGCCGCCTCAGCCGCCATGCAGAGGCGCCACTCAGGGGACTTCAACGCGGTCATGGAGACGGCGGCGTTCTTGAAGGCCTGCGGGCTctgctgccgccgcctcggccccgGACGCGACACCTTCATTTACAT GGGCGAAGTGGCCTTCTGCAGTCTCGAGTGCAGGCAGCAGCAGATGAACCTGGACGACCTCAAGGATAAGAAATGCTTCCCGGCGACCGGTACCGGTGGCTCCGACGGAACCAGCGGAACTGTAGCCGCCGCCTAG